AGATAGCTTTTCGTACACATGATGGCCATTATGAATTTTTGATCATGCCTTTTGGATTATCCAATGCTCCAGCAACATTCCAGAGTTTAATGAATCATATATTCCGACCTTACTTACGCAAGTTCGTACTGGTTTTCTTCGATGATATTCTGATCTACAGTGAGAATTTTGATGATCATCTGAAACATCTAGAGCTGGTATTTGATATACTGCGAAATCACAAATTGTTTGTTAAGGAATCCAAATGTACTTTTGCACAAAAGTTTGTTGGTTACCTTGGCCATTTGACTTCATCTAATGGAGTTTATGTTGAGCCAGAAAAGATACAATCATTCTTTCATGGACGATCCCCACTACAGTTAAAGAACTTAGAGGATTTTTAGTCTTAGATGGCTATTATAGAAATCATTGGATGAATATCTTGCATATGTAGTTGCATTCTCTCTTTTTGAAGGTCCTTCAACCATTGTAATTACCTTTTTCTTTCAATATAACCTTCCTTTctcaacaaaaaaagaaatactCCTCTCTCTGGATATTTTCTATTCTCTtgaattttattttatgttttgaaTTGTTCAAAGTAAAGAACAGAAAACTAGACATCTAAAAACTATGTATCTTAAATACTAGCGTAGGATAATTGTGGGAAAAAATTACTCTTTCTGTGTTTCTTAATCTTTGTGCAAAATCCTCTTTAGGCATCTAAAtcaggacggagggagtatatataaAAGTTATTATAAGAAACTAGTAGCTAGTCGGATACGTTGAAGGTCCTCTAAGATATTCAAGTATTAATTTTGGATTAATCGAAAGTCTTCATGTTGATAAATATGTTAATTTTGATTGTTGGAAAGATGTTCTTTTTGTGTTGCAATTATTTAGATTTCAGTAATTTAAGTTTTAAAACTAAGTTATATTCTCTTGTTAAACATTTACTTGCTTCGTCTATTTTCTCCTTAAAACCTGCAAACTCACCCATATCTGTTCCATTCATCCACTTTCCTGCGGGTGTCAAATCCGACGGGTAATAAAATGGACGTGTATCATTTTCTAATCAAAAATTTCCAAATGGATAGTTAAAAGGTATCTTTTTCAATTCTTATGTATTTATACAGTATCAAACTTTACATGTCTTTCCACCTAGGAATTATTGTTGCAGGGCTATTCGACCAAGTTCCTGTAGTTTTAAAGATACATAGCGACTAGCCAGTTGCCATTATCATATGACAGATCGATAATAGACATTTGGACAATTGCACGTGGGCTATGATGAGGTGCTATAATTTTGAATTGGGTACATAAAGAAGAGCAGGGACAACACCTAAAGCCAAGTTGCAGCTTATTGATTCTAGGACCCTATGGGTGCTATAACTTGACAGAGTTCAGCTTTTCTGAGCTTTCCTGAAGCGATTCTCATCTTTACTCCAGAACTGTCCAAGAGTTCCTACTGCTGTTAAAATTTAAACCTGGGCTACAACCTCATCATGACTGACTGTCCAAAAGGGTTTGGCAAACCATTATGTTTATGGCTTCTCTAATAAATTTATAGAAAAAAATTTTGCAAATTTCTAGTTGCCATTTGTTGATCAACACGGACAGGAAAAgattagagagaataaaataattttttatataaaaaataaatcgAAACTGATAAGAAAacataggttttttttttgtttttctttcagcCCTTATCCGCTTTTGGCCACCTGAAAGATCCACAGTACTTCCTGTGGGGAAAAAAGTTACATTTGATCCTGCGGTGAAAAAGTTGCATTTGTATTTGGTAACAATCGTCTTCTCCTCTGGCTTCCTCTCTGCTTCCCAGGTCGACGTCTCGGCGGGTTTTGTGTGGAGCGAGGTAGTTTGCAAGGAATATGTACTGGATGGCCATTTTGCATTTACCCATGCCTACAAAACGTAAATTTGGAAGTTCATGTTTCTTTCTGGAAATTTTGAACCATTGATGACTACATAGAAATGTCTAAATGGTAAAGCCAAATAAAAAGTAACTGACAACTGCAGGTTAGAAATCAACGCTGTAAGATCAGGTATACTTGACCCATGTTCTCTGTTTAGTAGACTCTAAATTTTACAGGCCTATCGCAGACTGATTGTTCACTGTGATCACAAAACCCGAAGTAAAGAGGACACTGACTAAATTTGTGCAACCTTCATTTGTTTGTTGGCTATAAGATGCCCTGCGTTGTCTAGTGATTATACTAAGAGGATACTAGTGCACATTAAGGCGTAAATAGTCGCAGACAAAACAGGACATGCACACACACTTTATGCTTTCGGAAAATTATCTGAAGCCTCCACACCCTCTCAACAAAATAGGGAAAGAACCCGGATTTTGTAGTTCAGTCAGTTTCCTCTTTAAGAACCCAGATTTTGTAGTTCAGTCAGTTTCCTCTTCGAAAAACACTTGATTTTGCAGTGTAGCAAGTTGGAGGGTTTGATCTCAAATAAAAACTAAACCCTGGGAAGGCAAATAATACCATGACTGCTGAGAAACCACCCCTGGAAAATTGTGATGCCAGACCACCAAAccagaatcaaatctaaggtagTGAATTGTTTAGGAAAAAATAACTTGTCACTCATGTGAATGATGAACCCATCAGTTGTAGGACAAAAAAGGCGAAATTTGTAAGCCAAAACTACTGATATGAATTCCGCATCACAGCAGGAAGTTTTGGTGCACGGAGGGGAAAAAAGAAGAACTGTGCACGGAGTCGACTTTTATTCTGCATCTCTCTAAACAGAAAGTTCAGGTGCGCGAGGGTTAAAAAAAAGGTGCACAGAAACGATTTTCGATGACCAAAGCAGAAGGATAAAAAGTGATGTCGCACTCAGCAATAAAAATAAAGTTCAATTATCAAAATATGTCGATTGCATTTTCTGTTCTACCCTACAAATCAATTTTATTGCGCTTTCTATAGCCGCACACGAAACTCTGTATTTTACCTTATGGTAGACAAGTTACACATTTAAACCTAAAAGGAACTCCTACAACCCTCACAATGTGTTTATCTGGAATTAAAGTGGGGATGACATTGGCAGTTATAGCTTTTTCAAAAATACACAAACTGATTGATTCCACTGGGCTCCGAATCGCAGTATGTGTCTTCCCATCAAATTGGATTCCTGAAAAGTGCTCTGAAACCGTTGAGGGGAAAAATAAACGGAAGGGGTGCTTTAGTGCGTAGAAATCGGTGATAGTTACTATCTCAATTAAGAATGACTTTCTTCCTTTTGCTGATAGATAGCTTTAGAAATCCCTATAAGGTAAGTTTTGGAGGTGAGGGCTGGCTAATGATTCGCTACAACTGTTTTAAGTTCAAGACCGTTAACCTAAGTTTCAAATTTGTAGCCTAGACCCTTAATTCAACTTGAGACAGTGAAAACACGTGAACTCCTAAGACTATTCGTTCGGAAAGGCAAAACACCTTTTTTCCAGTGACATCATTTAACACTGACAAACGTACGTATACATGAACGATGCAAGATGTAGACAAAAAAATGGGATGACATCTCATTTATATACTACCACATGGTAACAAATCCTGTACAATAGTCAAGAATCTTGTACAAAAAATAAAGAATGATAAGAACAGCAATACAAAGCTTTCTTGGGAGCTAGCAAGAAACCATGACATCATAGCAAATTAGAGGTAAAAACATGCTCAGAAAATTCAGGTAAAGCATGTTAGCAACAGAGTATCGTAGcaacaaaaaataaatctaattgCCGATTTCTAAAACCTAGCACCAGGGACCAAAAATAACACTCTAAATCAGGTACATGTTGCAAAGCTGACCCACTAATAAGAAAATGGTATAACACAATAGTCTATTTCCTGCACTTGCACGTCATAAACAACAGATTGCACCCTAGGCCACCGGGAGTCTAGAAAGACTTAATTTTTCTTGGCAAGCGTTTATCAAATTGACATATGCAATGATGGAACGTTCAGATCCTATATTTAGTTTGTACAGAACATGAGACCATGAAAGTATAATTTGTCAATCAGACACACATCTAAGGGAAAACAGTTGATAAGGTGGACAGCAGAATGCAATCAAGGATGAGGGGTTAGCAAACACATCAACACTAACAATTACAAATGCAAAAACATGCAAGAATAACTCACCCGACATGAAGCAGTTCTCATTGATGATTGCCAGGTCCTTGTGCAGCCTGAGAGTTTCCTTGTTGCTGCTGTATCTGAAGAAGAAGGTTTGCAGCAAATTGCAACGTCGATTGATATCTTTGGTTCTTATCAGCATCACCATCCGCTGATCCTTGGCCAGCACTTGATAGAGCTGATTGCAGTTGTTGCACCTGATAGTTGAACAACAAATTCAATTACTATCTAAAAGGAAATTTTGATATGACACTGGAGTGGATGAAGTAACCTGAAGCTTGACTTGTTTAACTGAGAGTCTATCAAATTGCAGTCAAATGCCTGAGAGGAGTTAAAGTCTCAAACCTGAGTAGACGAGGTAACTGGAAGCTTAGGCTGCTCAAAGCCTGGTGCACGGAACTGTCCTGCAGCATTGTTTGGGTGTGAACTGCCACCATAGCTTCTCTGAGAAGTCTGGGAGGGATCAAACTGGAACTGTTGGTTGACCTGCTGAGGAACAAAATGTGAGCCCTGAGAAGGGTTCGCGAAATTACTCGGTATTCTAGAGGAGACACCACCCTGCTGCTGTGGAGTGTTGAGAACGGGATCCTGGATTTGTGTACTGCCATATATGGTTTGAGCTAGGTTCTCAgatccattagaaacatttgcaTAACCAGGATGATACTGTGAAGATGGTGGCTGATTACCAAACTGATGCACTAAGTGTTGGGCTTGCTGAGCTGATTGATCCTCTCGTGGATGATGTAGAGACCCAGTAACATTAGTCGGATGATCTTGTCTCCAtccttgtgatgagattaaattcGATGCAGGCCTCTGCGCAGAGGAGACCACCGGTAACTGAGCACTATTAGTAACTGAAGACTGAAAGTTGGGCGGTAACAGAGAAGTTAAGGTGGCAAGAAGCTCAGGAGGTAGGGACACTCCCCCCTGGGGCAATGATGTAGGATTTCTGGAATAATCTTGAGGCGCAGATGGAATCAAAGGGGATCCTTCACTGTGCTGTTTCTGGTGATGAGCCGTCGAATCAACATGAGGTAACCTATTAATATAAACGTGCTCGTCCTTCTGAGGCAAGCTATAATCATTTCGGGAAGGAAGTAATTGTTGCCTATTAGTGTATGGTGATGGAGGAATAGGTTGTTGCGACTGTTGTTGCACCTGGGCAGTGTTACTCGGCAGGTGCTGGGGCAACTTAAGAACCACACCATAAAGGCGCTCAGGACCTGAGACATCAAGAACCTTCGTTAAGAAATCTGACGGGGGCACCAAGAATAATGTGGTCCcatcatcaaattttgcaacTCCAGCACGATTTTTTGCTCCCAAATAACGGAGAAATTCAGTGTACGATGCAAATTCTTCTTCACTGTCCGGTAAGAAGTATACGATGTCAAAACCACTAGCCTCCGCATAGTGTTTCGCGAGCAAATCCAACCCTGTTCTTGCAGAGCAATTCACAATTTCAGGGCTGCACCAGAAGCAATTAACAATAATATCAGATTTGGCCACTACCCTATAACCTATGAAATATATACCGCATAATTGGTCACCAGCTGGAGTTTGATATTCCAGTTAGTTCATAACGGTCATAATTTTTCACCCCGACCTATCAATTGGGCCATATGTTTTAACTTTCAAATGCAAGAAGAAAGAAACCAGTAGAAAATTAATAGACCAAATATGGATAGAAATAATAGAAGTGTTTTCGCTATATAGAAGTGTTTTCGCTATGTGGATCAGATTAAAATTCTCATAAAACACAATAGTTATGGAATCAAAGAAGAAAAGCTAGGGCAAAGTCGAACTTACAGCTGAGAGTCTATCCCCTTTCCAATGGGAACACAACGAGCATTACAAACAGGAGTTCCGCCTTTAGCAATGACACCACGCCAACAAAACTCATTTTCAGATGGGCCCTGCCCAGGATACCGCAAACTTGGACTACTTCCAAATGGGCCCAAAACACCTCGATCATCAATTGGTGAATGACCGTCAATCCTTGACCTCTTAGATTCCCTTTGATAAGGGTCATCTGGTCCATCCCATGTGCTAGACACACCCCTGGCGGATTGACACATTCCTTTTCCATAAGGAAGCATGCCTGCTCCAGAAGGAGAGTGCCTTCTTGCATTCGAGAAATTTTGGATGAGCCCAGCCAAGTCATTGTACAATTCAGGGTTTGCTGAAAGAGACTCGAACCCACCTT
This genomic stretch from Papaver somniferum cultivar HN1 chromosome 5, ASM357369v1, whole genome shotgun sequence harbors:
- the LOC113284599 gene encoding flowering time control protein FPA-like, which encodes MAPPKNSEKPSKQAKETESHESNNLWVGNLTNDTTEEDLMDLFGKHGDLDTVTSYASRNFAFIYYKLIEDAKEAKEALQGTNLLGNPLKIEFARPAKPGKQLWVGAISSAVTKDHLENEFSKFGKIEEFKFLRDRNTALVDYSKSEDAAAALKSMNGKRIGGDQIRVDYLRSQPPRRENWSEFPDSRDGQFNSRRGMGHSDPSLMSESSQFGSKRHMQQPSGKRGQQPSNVLWIGYPPTIKIDEQMLHNAMILFGEIERIKSFPSRNYSFVEFRSVDEARRAKEGLQGRLFNDPRIQILFSSSGLAPAKDTPGMFPGVKGSRPDIFFNEPSFGAGSMDFYGDGRSMAHLAAKGMPGANMLMRSLGPQGGFESLSANPELYNDLAGLIQNFSNARRHSPSGAGMLPYGKGMCQSARGVSSTWDGPDDPYQRESKRSRIDGHSPIDDRGVLGPFGSSPSLRYPGQGPSENEFCWRGVIAKGGTPVCNARCVPIGKGIDSQLPEIVNCSARTGLDLLAKHYAEASGFDIVYFLPDSEEEFASYTEFLRYLGAKNRAGVAKFDDGTTLFLVPPSDFLTKVLDVSGPERLYGVVLKLPQHLPSNTAQVQQQSQQPIPPSPYTNRQQLLPSRNDYSLPQKDEHVYINRLPHVDSTAHHQKQHSEGSPLIPSAPQDYSRNPTSLPQGGVSLPPELLATLTSLLPPNFQSSVTNSAQLPVVSSAQRPASNLISSQGWRQDHPTNVTGSLHHPREDQSAQQAQHLVHQFGNQPPSSQYHPGYANVSNGSENLAQTIYGSTQIQDPVLNTPQQQGGVSSRIPSNFANPSQGSHFVPQQVNQQFQFDPSQTSQRSYGGSSHPNNAAGQFRAPGFEQPKLPVTSSTQVQQLQSALSSAGQGSADGDADKNQRYQSTLQFAANLLLQIQQQQGNSQAAQGPGNHQ